The Peromyscus eremicus chromosome 11, PerEre_H2_v1, whole genome shotgun sequence genome includes a window with the following:
- the Htr1a gene encoding 5-hydroxytryptamine receptor 1A: MDMFSLGQGNNTTASQEPFGTGGNVTGISDVTFSYQVITSLLLGTLIFCAVLGNACVVAAIALERSLQNVANYLIGSLAVTDLMVSVLVLPMAALYQVLNKWTLGQVTCDLFIALDVLCCTSSILHLCAIALDRYWAITDPIDYVNKRTPRRAAALISLTWLIGFLISIPPMLGWRTPEDRSDPDACTISKDHGYTIYSTFGAFYIPLLLMLVLYGRIFRAARFRIRKTVKKVEKKGAGTSLATSSAPPPKKSLNGQPGSGDWRLSAENRAVGAACANGAVRQGDEDATLEVIEVHRVGNSKEHLPLPSESGTTSYASACLERKNERNAEAKRKMALARERKTVKTLGIIMGTFILCWLPFFIVALVLPFCESSCHMPALLGAIINWLGYSNSLLNPVIYAYFNKDFQNAFKKIIKCKFCRR, translated from the coding sequence ATGGATATGTTCAGTCTTGGCCAGGGCAACAACACCACGGCGTCCCAGGAGCCCTTTGGGACAGGCGGCAACGTTACTGGCATCTCCGACGTGACCTTCAGCTACCAAGTGATCACCTCTTTGCTTCTGGGCACGCTCATTTTCTGCGCGGTGCTCGGCAATGCCTGCGTGGTGGCTGCCATCGCCCTGGAGCGCTCCCTCCAGAATGTGGCCAACTATCTCATCGGCTCCTTGGCGGTCACCGATCTCATGGTGTCAGTGCTGGTGCTGCCCATGGCTGCTCTGTACCAGGTGCTCAACAAGTGGACTCTGGGTCAGGTCACCTGCGACCTGTTTATCGCCCTGGATGTGCTGTGCTGCACCTCGTCCATCCTGCACCTGTGCGCCATCGCGCTAGACAGGTACTGGGCGATCACCGACCCTATAGACTACGTGAACAAGAGGACGCCCCGGCGCGCCGCTGCGCTGATCTCGCTCACTTGGCTCATTGGCTTTCTCATCTCCATCCCGCCCATGCTAGGCTGGCGCACCCCGGAAGACCGCTCGGACCCCGACGCGTGCACCATCAGCAAGGACCACGGCTACACCATCTACTCCACTTTCGGCGCTTTCTATATCCCTCTGCTGCTCATGCTGGTTCTCTATGGGCGCATCTTCCGAGCCGCGCGCTTCCGAATCCGCAAAACTGTGAAGAAGGTGGAAAAGAAGGGAGCAGGCACCAGCCTCGCCACGTCGTCGGCCCCGCCCCCCAAGAAGAGCCTGAACGGACAGCCAGGTAGTGGGGACTGGAGGCTCAGCGCTGAGAACAGGGCTGTGGGGGCTGCATGCGCTAATGGCGCGGTGAGGCAGGGTGACGAGGACGCCACCCTGGAAGTGATCGAGGTGCACCGGGTGGGTAACTCCAAAGAGCACCTGCCACTGCCCAGTGAGTCGGGGACTACCTCCTATGCTTCCGCCTGCTTGGAGAGAAAAAACGAGCGGAATGCTGAGGCAAAGCGCAAGATGGCCCTGGCCCGTGAGAGGAAGACAGTGAAGACTCTGGGCATCATCATGGGCACTTTCATCCTTTGCTGGCTGCCCTTTTTCATTGTGGCTCTGGTCTTGCCTTTCTGTGAGAGCAGCTGCCACATGCCTGCGTTGTTGGGTGCCATAATCAACTGGCTGGGCTACTCCAATTCCCTGCTCAATCCAGTTATTTATGCTTATTTCAACAAGGACTTTCAAAACGCGTTTAAGAAGATCATCAAGTGCAAGTTCTGCCGCCGATGA